In one window of Nicotiana tabacum cultivar K326 chromosome 12, ASM71507v2, whole genome shotgun sequence DNA:
- the LOC107788311 gene encoding ribose-phosphate pyrophosphokinase 4 isoform X2 has translation MEKATVKKKKQVLLYYCVEMEDVARKIASESDSIILHSINWRSFADGFPNLFINNAHDIRGQHVAFLASFSSPAVIFEQLSVIFALPKLFVASFTLVLPFFPTGTFERMEEEGDVATAFTMARLISNIPISRGGPTSLVIYDIHALQERFYFGDNVLPLFETGIPLLKQRLQQLPESEKIVIAFPDDGAWKRFHNQLVDYPTVICTKVREGDKRIVRLKEGNPDGCHVVIVDDLVQSGGTLIECQKVLAAHGASKVSAYVTHGIFPKRSWERFLHKNDEKAFTYFWTTDSCPHTVKVV, from the exons ATGGAGAAGGCAacagtaaagaagaagaagcaagtGCTTCTATACTACTGTGTTGAAATGGAAGATGTTGCTCGCAAAATCGCTTCTGAATCCGACTCCATTATTCTCCACTCTATTAACTGGAG GAGTTTCGCTGATGGTTTCCCAAATCTCTTTATAAACAACGCACATGATATCCGTGGGCAGCATGTTGCTTTTCTAGCATCTTTCAGCTCACCAGCAGTCATCTTTGAACAGCTTTCTGTGATATTCGCACTTCCAAAGCTGTTTGTCGCCTCATTTACACTTGTGTTACCTTTCTTCCCAACTGGTACCTTTGAGAGGATGGAAGAAGAAGGAGATGTGGCCACTGCATTTACAATGGCCAGATTAATATCAAATATTCCAATATCAAGGGGTGGTCCGACCAGCTTAGTTATCTATGACATACATGCATTGCAG GAGAGGTTCTATTTTGGAGATAATGTGCTGCCTCTGTTTGAGACTGGAATTCCGCTGCTGAAGCAACGGCTTCAGCAGCTTCCTGAGTCTGAAAAA ATAGTTATAGCCTTTCCTGATGATGGAGCTTGGAAGAGGTTTCACAACCAATTAGTTGACTATCCCACT GTTATCTGCACTAAAGTGCGTGAAGGTGATAAGAGAATCGTCAGGCTAAAAGAGGGTAATCCTGACGGCTGTCATGTGGTCATTGTTGATGACTTGGTCCAGTCTGGAGGTACCCTAATCGAATGCCAG AAAGTTTTGGCCGCTCATGGTGCATCAAAAGTTAGCGCTTATGTGACTCATGGAATTTTCCCAAAGCGGTCATGGGAGCGTTTTCTCCACAAGAACGACG AGAAAGCATTCACTTACTTTTGGACCACAGATTCATGTCCTCATACTGTGAAAGTTGTCTAA
- the LOC107788308 gene encoding uncharacterized protein LOC107788308, which yields MGTGIRDVEKVILENAPQNDILTCPMIQKDIINVCTKEIIKAIIRDLNGDYFGILVDESKDISHKEQMALVLRYVDKNCKMVERFVGLVHVSDTSTCSLKEAIYYLLSEHSLSPSQICGQGYDGASNMSGEISGLKTLIMKDSSSAYYIHCFIHQLQLTLVDIAKKYLDVEDFFCHVTNVLNVIGGSFKRRDLLRHLQAGKFEQLLESGEVHIGRGLNQERGLQRPGDTRWESHFKTLDNFIVIFPSIVRMLEVIKYEGSTSNERNQAKYLLSEITTFKFVCMFHLMLKVLAMSNELNKILQKRDQDIVNAVEFLNITKKRLQEMRESGWESLLNNISSFCVMHDILIPKMDESYFPGKSKRKSSGVCYSHYLRVDIFYVVIDAQLQELNNRFDVVSSDLLLGMVSLNPANSFANFDKGRIMTLAKYYPNEFDEVQIRDLSYQLDTFIVHMLAGNPKFSNLQEISDLSKALVEANSCTDLFVCLFTCEVDSDFTCCYRNCGESILIHEADKE from the coding sequence ATGGGGACAGGCATCCGGGATGTGGAAAAAGTCATATTAGAAAATGCTccacaaaatgatattttgacttGCCCTATGATccaaaaggatattatcaatgtTTGTACAAAAGAAATAATAAAGGCTATAATTAGAGACTTGAATGGAGATTACTTTGGTATATTAGTTGATGAGTCCAAAGATATCTCACACAAAGAACAAATGGCTCTTGTTTTGCGTTATGTTGATAAAAATTGTAAAATGGTAGAGCGATTTGTTGGTCTTGTCCATGTTAGTGATACATCAACATGCTCATTGAAAGAAGCAATCTACTATTTGCTTTCGGAGCACTCACTAAGTCCATCACAAATATGTGGACAAGGTTATGATGGAGCTAGTAACATGAGTGGGGAGATAAGTGGTCTCAAGACTTTGATTATGAAAGATAGTTCATCGGCATATTATATTCATTGCTTTATACATCAATTGCAATTAACACTTGTAGATATTGCTAAAAAGTATTTGGATGTTGAAGACTTCTTTTGTCATGTTACTAACGTGTTGAATGTCATTGGAGGATCTTTTAAGCGCAGAGATTTGCTTCGACATCTTCAAGCTGGAAAGTTTGAGCAACTACTTGAGTCCGGTGAAGTTCATATTGGGCGAGGACTAAATCAAGAACGCGGGCTTCAAAGACCAGGTGACACTCGTTGGGAATCACATTTCAAAACATTAGATAACTTTATTGTTATTTTCCCATCTATTGTTCGTATGCTTGAAGTGATTAAATATGAAGGTTCCACCTCAAATGAGAGAAATCAAGCAAAATATCTTTTGAGTGAGATAACAACATTCAAATTTGTTTGTATGTTTCACTTGATGTTGAAAGTTTTGGCAATGTCAAATGAGTTGAACAAGATCCTACAAAAAAGGGATCAAGATATTGTTAATGCCGTAGAGTTTCTTAACATCACAAAGAAAAGATTGCAAGAAATGAGAGAAAGTGGATGGGAATCTTTACTAAATAATATTTCCTCATTTTGTGTTATGCATGACATTTTGATTCCCAAGATGGATGAATCTTATTTTCCTGGAAAGTCGAAGCGCAAGTCTTCCGGTGTTTGTTATTCACACTACTTGCGTGTTGATATCTTTTATGTTGTAATTGATGCGCAACTTCAAGAGCTTAATAACCGTTTTGATGTAGTGAGTAGCGATTTGCTTCTCGGGATGGTTAGCTTGAATCCAGCCAATTCTTTTGCTAATTTTGATAAAGGTAGAATAATGACTTTAGCAAAATATTATCCAAATGAGTTTGATGAGGTACAGATTCGAGACTTGAGTTATCAACTTGATACTTTTATAGTTCATATGCTCGCTGGTAATCCCAAGTTCTCCAACTTACAAGAAATTAGTGATTTGTCAAAAGCATTGGTTGAGGCAAATTCTTGTACAGACTTATTCGTATGTTTATTTACTTGTGAAGTTGACTCTGATTTTACCTGTTGTTACCGTAACTGTGGAGAGAGCATTCTCATCCATGAAGCAGATAAAGAATGA
- the LOC107788314 gene encoding protein MEI2-like 2, which yields MEKPLKKPMSEESEASSAKTSCKEKNAWAIPLGSAVYHASTDTSLFSSSLPVLPHAKLNFNESENYGQSVDDNSPSLSKHQVEDKIKDPLEEVEPSPVGFLLPGDEDELLAGLMDDFDLSGLPTQVEDLDDDFFGSGGLEMEPDDQNNLLNGIANLSMSYSYPNGAATVVGEHPYGEHPSRTLFVRNINSNVEDSELKSLFEQFGDIRTLYTACKHRGFVMISYYDIRAARTAMRALQNKPLRRRKLDIHFSIPKENPSEKDINQGTLVVFNLDPSVSNEDLRQIFGTYGEVKEIRETPHKRHHKFIEFYDVRAADAALKALNRSDIAGKRIKLEPSRPGGARRNLMQQLSQELESDEIRTFRHSVGSPVASSPPGSWSNFGSPVEPNPLRGYSQSPGLRNLSPVNGNLMPGLASILPGHLSSPKIAPIGKDTGRIGHLNQVTTSPKLAQGVGNYQHSFSVPERNPASGMGSMPFGNYSKPSGTATLSGPQFLWGSPPIQSERTDSSIWPTSSMAHPPFASNGQGQGYLHSRRQGSFLGSHHVGSAPSGIPLERHFGFPESPQTSYVNPLVFGSGGSTHNNGSQVMNIGSLGAMNMGVDLAGNFTDSGSPSSRMMPLTRNGPIFSGNGSYGGLGTVNGEGLIERGRSRKIESGNQIDNKKQYQLDLEKIRRGEDTRTTLMIKNIPNKYTSKMLLAAIDETHKNTYDFLYLPIDFKNKCNVGYAFINMVSPAHIVSFYEVFNGKKWEKFNSEKVATLAYARIQGKVALVTHFQNSSLMNEDKRCRPILFQSEGQDAADQETLPSSNLNICIRRPDGSYSGDSLDSPKGSLDGKPEIFTGSG from the exons ATGGAGAAGCCGTTAAAGAAACCTATGTCAGAAGAATCTGAAG CTTCTTCAGCAAAGACTTCTTGTAAAGAGAAGAACGCTTGGGCTATTCCCCTTGGATCTGCAGTGTATCACGCATCAACTGACACAAGCTTGTTTTCTAGCTCACTGCCTGTGCTGCCACATGCGAAAC TAAACTTCAATGAGTCTGAGAACTATGGTCAATCCGTTGACGATAACTCACCTAGCTTAAGCAAGCATCAAGTGGAAGATAAAATTAAAGATCCGTTAGAAGAGGTTGAGCCAAGTCCAGTTGGGTTCTTGCTTCCAGGTGATGAAGACGAGCTACTAGCAGGCTTAATGGATGATTTTGATCTTAGTGGATTACCGACGCAGGTGGAGGATTTGGACGATGATTTTTTTGGCAGTGGAGGACTCGAAATGGAACCTGATGATCAAAATAATTTGCTTAATGGTATTGCAAACTTAAGCATGTCTTATAGTTATCCAAATGGTGCTGCAACTGTTGTCGGGGAACACCCATATGGAGAGCATCCGTCAAGGACATTATTCGTTCGAAATATTAACAGCAACGTAGAGGACTCAGAGTTGAAATCGCTCTTTGAA CAATTTGGTGATATCAGAACTCTATATACTGCATGCAAGCATAGGGGCTTTGTGATGATATCTTACTATGATATTCGAGCTGCTCGAACTGCAATGCGTGCACTACAAAATAAGCCCTTGAGACGAAGAAAGCTAGACATTCATTTTTCCATTCCTAAG gaaaatccatcagagaaagatattaaccaaggaACTCTTGTAGTGTTCAACTTGGATCCATCGGTATCCAATGAGGATCTTCGGCAAATATTTGGGACATATGGTGAAGTCAAGGAG ATCAGGGAAACACCACATAAACGCCATCATAAGTTCATTGAATTCTATGATGTCAGAGCAGCGGACGCAGCTCTTAAAGCATTAAATCGTAGCGACATAGCTGGAAAGCGGATAAAGCTTGAACCCAGCCGACCTGGTGGAGCCCGTCGAAA TTTGATGCAGCAACTAAGTCAAGAACTGGAAAGCGATGAAATTCGAACATTTAGGCACTCAGTTGGTTCTCCGGTGGCCAGCTCTCCTCCAG GCAGCTGGTCAAACTTCGGCAGTCCTGTCGAACCCAACCCTTTGCGAGGTTATAGTCAATCACCTGGTCTGAGAAATCTCAGCCCTGTAAATGGTAATCTTATGCCAGGGCTGGCCTCTATTCTTCCTGGACACCTCTCAAGTCCGAAGATTGCACCTATCGGTAAAGATACCGGAAGGATTGGCCATTTGAATCAGGTAACTACTAGTCCAAAGTTGGCGCAAGGAGTGGGTAATTATCAGCATTCTTTTTCAGTCCCGGAGAGGAATCCAGCTTCAGGCATGGGATCTATGCCATTTGGTAACTACTCTAAGCCATCTGGTACTGCAACACTTTCCGGTCCACAGTTTCTGTGGGGTAGTCCCCCTATTCAGTCGGAGCGTACCGACTCTTCTATCTGGCCAACGTCATCAATGGCACATCCTCCATTTGCATCAAATGGACAAGGACAAGGCTATCTCCATTCACGTAGGCAAGGTTCTTTCCTCGGATCACATCACGTGGGGTCTGCTCCATCTGGAATTCCTCTGGAAAGGCATTTTGGTTTCCCGGAATCTCCTCAGACATCATATGTAAACCCACTTGTATTTGGAAGCGGAGGTTCTACTCATAACAATGGAAGTCAGGTTATGAATATAGGTTCCCTTGGAGCGATGAACATGGGTGTTGATCTCGCTGGGAACTTTACTGACAGTGGTTCTCCTAGCTCTAGAATGATGCCATTGACAAGGAATGGACCTATATTTTCCGGAAATGGCTCTTACGGAGGACTAGGAACAGTTAACGGCGAAGGACTAATTGAACGTGGTCGAAGTCGGAAAATTGAGAGTGGTAATCAGATTGACAACAAGAAACAGTATCAGCTTGATCTGGAGAAGATCAGGAGAGGAGAAGATACTAGGACCACTTTGATGATTAAGAACATCCCAAACAA ATACACGTCGAAGATGCTACTTGCAGCAATTGATGAGACTCATAAGAATACATACGATTTCCTCTATTTGCCAATTGATTTCAAG AATAAATGTAATGTTGGTTATGCCTTCATCAACATGGTGTCTCCTGCACATATTGTCTCCTTTTATGAG GTATTCAATGGGAAGAAGTGGGAAAAGTTTAACAGTGAAAAAGTTGCGACGTTGGCTTATGCACGTATCCAGGGAAAGGTAGCTCTGGTTACTCACTTCCAGAACTCAAGCTTAATGAATGAAGACAAACGGTGCCGACCAATTCTTTTCCAGTCAGAGGGCCAAGATGCAGCTGATCAG GAAACTTTGCCATCGAGCAATCTTAATATTTGTATTCGTCGGCCTGATGGATCCTATTCGGGAGATTCTCTTGATAGCCCAAAGGGTAGTCTCGATGGGAAGCCGGAGATATTCACTGGAAGCGGCTGA
- the LOC107788313 gene encoding uncharacterized protein LOC107788313: MEEKNQHLLQPLIKPTTKNSAIYPSSNLEVDENNHKSTSSKTSIILRLVVVIFAIVVSLWANYEASKGFSITIVNEADATFAKRRFDLFFVSNDEATRLVLKTSKFVENILYPTSDVDFGQSQNKKLVKHVILRLSSRNMTRPIIVESRDNNVEFVLHISPSILYSPNYKHAMSLALQKGMARIWLWNGQGNAPASLVNGMIEYIASLASSGRATSESESVEPVTVERSCWKSKNSRTIAKFLNYCEGKREGFVRRLNQAMKNGWHEKMIGDALGIPAWYLCETYNSSGKLLNYV, encoded by the coding sequence ATGGAAGAGAAAAACCAACATCTCCTTCAACCTCTCATAAAACCAACCACAAAAAACTCTGCCATATACCCCTCCTCCAATCTTGAAGTTGATGAAAATAACCACAAAAGCACTTCATCAAAGACAAGTATAATTCTTAGGCTTGTTGTGGTCATTTTTGCAATAGTAGTCTCCTTATGGGCAAATTATGAAGCCTCCAAAGGTTTTTCCATAACAATTGTCAATGAAGCTGATGCTACATTTGCAAAGAGGCGTTTCGATCTCTTTTTTGTATCGAACGACGAAGCCACACGTTTAGTTTTGAAGACAAGTAAATTTGTTGAAAATATTCTTTATCCTACTAGTGATGTTGATTTTGGTCAATCCCAGAATAAGAAGCTAGTTAAACATGTCATACTCCGACTATCTAGCCGGAATATGACTCGTCCAATCATCGTTGAGTCCCGTGACAACAACGTTGAGTTTGTTCTACATATTAGTCCTTCAATATTGTATAGTCCAAATTATAAACATGCCATGTCTTTGGCACTTCAAAAAGGCATGGCGCGTATATGGCTATGGAATGGTCAAGGTAATGCCCCGGCTAGTCTTGTAAATGGCATGATTGAGTATATTGCTAGTTTAGCTAGTTCTGGACGTGCAACGTCAGAATCTGAATCTGTCGAGCCAGTGACAGTAGAGCGAAGCTGTTGGAAAAGCAAGAACTCAAGAACCATAGCAAAGTTCTTGAATTATTGTGAGGGGAAAAGAGAAGGATTTGTTAGGAGATTGAATCAAGCAATGAAAAATGGTTGGCATGAGAAAATGATAGGTGATGCATTAGGAATACCAGCTTGGTATCTATGTGAAACTTATAATTCTTCaggtaaattgttaaattatgtgTAA
- the LOC107788311 gene encoding ribose-phosphate pyrophosphokinase 4 isoform X1 — translation MEKATVKKKKQVLLYYCVEMEDVARKIASESDSIILHSINWRSFADGFPNLFINNAHDIRGQHVAFLASFSSPAVIFEQLSVIFALPKLFVASFTLVLPFFPTGTFERMEEEGDVATAFTMARLISNIPISRGGPTSLVIYDIHALQERFYFGDNVLPLFETGIPLLKQRLQQLPESEKIVIAFPDDGAWKRFHNQLVDYPTVICTKVREGDKRIVRLKEGNPDGCHVVIVDDLVQSGGTLIECQKVLAAHGASKVSAYVTHGIFPKRSWERFLHKNDGSEKAFTYFWTTDSCPHTVKVV, via the exons ATGGAGAAGGCAacagtaaagaagaagaagcaagtGCTTCTATACTACTGTGTTGAAATGGAAGATGTTGCTCGCAAAATCGCTTCTGAATCCGACTCCATTATTCTCCACTCTATTAACTGGAG GAGTTTCGCTGATGGTTTCCCAAATCTCTTTATAAACAACGCACATGATATCCGTGGGCAGCATGTTGCTTTTCTAGCATCTTTCAGCTCACCAGCAGTCATCTTTGAACAGCTTTCTGTGATATTCGCACTTCCAAAGCTGTTTGTCGCCTCATTTACACTTGTGTTACCTTTCTTCCCAACTGGTACCTTTGAGAGGATGGAAGAAGAAGGAGATGTGGCCACTGCATTTACAATGGCCAGATTAATATCAAATATTCCAATATCAAGGGGTGGTCCGACCAGCTTAGTTATCTATGACATACATGCATTGCAG GAGAGGTTCTATTTTGGAGATAATGTGCTGCCTCTGTTTGAGACTGGAATTCCGCTGCTGAAGCAACGGCTTCAGCAGCTTCCTGAGTCTGAAAAA ATAGTTATAGCCTTTCCTGATGATGGAGCTTGGAAGAGGTTTCACAACCAATTAGTTGACTATCCCACT GTTATCTGCACTAAAGTGCGTGAAGGTGATAAGAGAATCGTCAGGCTAAAAGAGGGTAATCCTGACGGCTGTCATGTGGTCATTGTTGATGACTTGGTCCAGTCTGGAGGTACCCTAATCGAATGCCAG AAAGTTTTGGCCGCTCATGGTGCATCAAAAGTTAGCGCTTATGTGACTCATGGAATTTTCCCAAAGCGGTCATGGGAGCGTTTTCTCCACAAGAACGACG GTTCAGAGAAAGCATTCACTTACTTTTGGACCACAGATTCATGTCCTCATACTGTGAAAGTTGTCTAA